GCCAGGCCGTCATCGGCGCGGTCGTCACCGGCTGGTGGGCCGCCGTCGTCGCCGGCGGGGTGACCGGCGTACTCCGCGGCATTCTGATCGTCTGGGCGATCAAGGTCCCCGGGGTGGAGACGAGCCGCGCCCTGTGGACCTCGAATTACGGCGGCGCGACCTACGGCTTCCTGTTCGGCTGGATCGCGGGCCTCGGCGTTCTGGTCGCGTTCATGCTCACGCGGCAGCGCGAGGCCGTTCAGCAGCCCTACGGCGCCCAGCAGCAGTACGGGCAGCAGCAGTACGGGCAGCCGTACGGAGGGCAGCAGCCCTACGGAACGCCGCAGGGCGTGCAGGCGCCCCAGCAGGGAGTTCCTCAGCGGGGCGTGCAGCAGCCGCACCCGTCCGCCGTCCCGTACGTCCCGCCACAGGGCGGGCCCCAGCAGCAGGGCGGGCCGCAGCAGCAGCCCCAGTGGGGCGTCCCGCAGCAGCCGGGGGCTCCCCAGCAGCCTGGGGCGCCGCAGCAGTTCGGTGCCGCGTCGGCCCAGCAGCCCCCCGCCCAACCCGCCGCGCAGGCCCAGCCTCCGCAGCAGGCGCAGCCCCCGCAGGAGGAGGCGAAGCCTTCCGAGCCCGAGCGGGAAGCCGCCGGGGACGCGGCCGCTCCGGAGGAGGGCGCCGGGAACGAGGCCGCCGAGGGCAAGGAGCCGGACGCGTCCGAGAGCGCGCAGGAGGACGACGACCTGAACCTCGCCGACCGGACGGTCGTCGACCGCGAGCGCGACGACGACTGAGCCTGTGACCTGCGGCTCGTGCCGCGAGGGTCCTCCCGGCGACCCCCGCGCGCACCGCCCGCGGGGGCCTGCGAGAATCGGGCGCATGCGCGTGTTTCTTGGATGCGACCATGCCGGCTTCGAGCTGAAGGAGCACCTGGTCTCCTGGCTGAAGGAGAACGGGCACGAGGCCGTGGACTGCGGCGCGTTCGAGTACGACGCCGCCGACGACTACCCGCCGTTCGTGCTGCGGGCGGCCGAGCGGACGGCGGCCGAGCCGGGAGCGATCGGCGTGGTGATCGGCGGCTCCGGCAACGGCGAGGCCATCGCCGCCAACAAGGTCAAGGGCGTGCGCGCCGCACTGGTCTGGAGCGACGCCACCGCCACGCTCGCCCGCGAGCACAACGACGCGAACGTCATCAGCATCGGCGCCCGCCAGCACGACATGGACACCGCCACCCGGTTCGTGAAGCTGTTCATCGAGACCGCCTACTCCGGGGAACCGCGCCACACCCGCCGGATCGAGATGCTCGGCGACTACGAGCGGACGGGCGAGCTTCCGCCCCTGCCCGGCGAAGGCTGATCCGGGGCCGCCCCGCCCTGCCCGTACTGTCTCTTCCGTTCCTCCCCGGTGGTCGCGGCGCGCTAGCGGCCGTCCGCCGGGGGTCTGCGGGCGCCGCCGCGCTTGCCGAGGCGGCGCCGCTCGTTCTTCGCGGCCTTCGTCCCGGCCTTCGGCCGCCGGGGCGCCTCCGCGGACCCGGCCGCGCCGGAGCCGGCGCCGGCGGAACCGCGGCGCCCGCCCGGACCGGCGGCCGCCTCGTCCTCCCCGCCGTCACGCGGGCGGGAGACGTCCCGCGCCCGCATCGCCGCGTCGACCGTGATCCGCATTCCCGGCTGTCCCATGCGCCGCCCCTTTCCCGCTCCGCCTATCCCTACCCGGAGAAAACGTAGCTGGACCGTTGCAAATGGTCACCGGTGCCCCGGATGCCGACCCGGCGGCGTGAATGCTCGATACAGTGCCGGAGTCATGCTGCAACGACTGGTGCACCTCCTTCCGCCGAGAGTGCGCGCCGTCCTGCGCCGGATCCCGGTCCTCGTGGCGCTGTACCGGTGGCTGCGGCGGGGGAAGCTGACCAGGGAGCGCCACGTGTTCGCGGCCCTGGCGGCCTTCGCGGTCGCCATAGGGTTCGCCACCGCGAACGACACGAGGGGCCTGGCGCCCTCGGGCATCCTCGTCCTGATCGTGATCGGCGGCGGGCTGCTGCTGAAGGTGCGGAGCCTGATCGCGCTGCTCGTCGTCGTCGCCGGGACGGCCGCCTACAACGCCTGGCTGGACGTCCCCGCGATCGGCATCGGCATGGCCGTCACGCTGACGATCAGCGCGGTGCTCGCCCTCACCCTCGCCCGGACGCGCCAGAAACTCGGCGTGCAGGGCCTGCGCGGCGACTCGATGCTGCTGGAGCTGCGCGACCGCCTGCAGCGCCAGGGGGAGATGCCGGAACTCCCGGAGGGCTGGGGCTCGCAGGTGGTGCTGCTGCAGGCCGGCGGGTCGTCGTTCGGCGGCGACTTCGTGGTGTCGGCGTCCGACGGGGACACCCTGGAGGTCGCGCTGGTCGACGTGTCCGGCAAGGGCACCGACGCCGGAACCCGGGCGCTGATGCTGTCGGGGGCGTTCGGGGGGCTTCTTGGATCGGTCCAGCCCGAGCGGTTCCTTCCCGCCTGCAACGACTACCTCCACCGCCAGCGGTGGGACGAGGGGTTCGTCACCGCCGTCCACGTCGTCGTCGACCTGAAGACGGGGGAGTACACGGTCGAGTCGGCGGGGCATCCGCCGGCCGTCCAGTTCGACGCGAGCAGCGGCGAATGGCGGGTCGGGTCCGCCAAGGGAGTGGTGCTGGGCGTCGTGCCCGATCTGCGGTGCATCCCCGAGCGCGGGAAGCTGCGGCCCGGCGACGCGCTGCTCCTCTACACCGACGGGCTGGTGGAGTCCCCGGGCAGCGACCTCGACGCCGGGATCGACCGGCTGCTCGGCGAGGCGGAGCGGCTCGTCCCCCAGGGGTTCGGCCGGGGCGCGAGGGAGCTGGTGGAGACGATGGCGGCGGCCCGCGACGACGACTGCGCCCTCGTCCTCATCTGGCGCACCTGACCTCGCCGGACGAGAACCGCGGCGGGACGGTCACCAGAGGCCGTGGCGGGCCTTGTGCGCCGGGGTGTCGGGACGCTGCTGCGGCTCGTTCCTGCCCTGCGCCAGCCCGAAGATGATCGCGCCGATCAGCACGGTGCCCGCGGCGGCGCCCGCGCCGGCCAGCACCCGGGCGCGGGTGGACGACGTCGCGTCCACCATGCCGGGCGGTGTGAACGCCCTGGTGTCGGTGTCGTCGTGACCTGCGCCGGCTCGGCGGCCGCGACGCCCGGACCCCCGGGAGGGGGCGGGCGCCGGAGAAGCCGGCGGCGGCGTCGCGGGCCACCGCCCGAAAGGGTCCGGTTCCTGCTGCTCGACCAGGGTCAGCAGCAGGTCGGACGCGGTGGGGCGCTCGGCCGGGTTCTTCGCCAGGGCCGACCGCACGGCGGGGACCAGCGGCTCCGGCAGCCCCGACAGGTCGGGTTCGTCGGCGCCCGTGCGGAGGGTCGCGGGGTCGCCGCCGATCGGCATCCGGCCCGTCCCCGCGTGGGCGATGAGGCAGCCCCATGCGAAGACGTCGGCGGCGGGCGTCGCGGGACCGCCGATGAGCACCTCGGGCGCGATCCATCCGGGCGTTCCGAGGACCTTGCCCGACGCGGCGGCGGCCGGGCCGGCGGGGTCCTGGCTGCGGGCGATGCCGAAGTCGATGACCCGGCAGCCGGACAGGGTCAGCATCACGTTGGCGGGTTTGAGGTCGCGGTGCACGAGGCCCGCCGCGTGGATCGCCGCGAGCGCCGACGCCACCCCCACCGCCACGCCGTGCAGGTCGGCGGCGGGCAGCGGCCCGTCGGCGACGAGCCTGCTGTGCAGCGACACGCCGCCCACGTACTCGGTGACCAGGTAGGGCCTGCCGTTCTCCTCGCCGTGCGCGAGGACCCGCGCGGTGCAGAAGGACGCGACGCGGCTCGCGAGCTGGGCCTCGTCCCTGAAGCGCCGCCGGTGGGAGGGGTCGCCCGCCAGATGCGGATGGATGGTCTTCACCGCCACCCGGCCCCCGGACGCGGGGTCGGCGCCGAGGTAGACCATCCCCATGCCCCCCGAGCCGAGCCGGCCCAGCAGCGTGAGCCCGGCGACCTCCCGGGGGTCCGCGGGTTCCAGCGGCGTGATGTGTCCGTCCATGGGGTGTCCCGGCTCCCTTGTTCCTCTCCTGTCCGCCTATCCCCGATCGGTCGCGGATTATGGGGGCGAGTTCTCCGGGAGGTGCGGAAACGTGATCGTCACGTCGTCGTAGCGTCCCGTGCACCGGAGGCGTGCAGAGTGGGTACCGGTTCGGCCGGACGGGCCCGGTCCCCGTGGGAATTCCTCCTCGGCGCGCGGGCGGGCGGGCGGCGGCCGGCGGCACCGAAGGGTGATGCCCGCGTGCGCCGCGCCCCAGGGGTGGGAGGCGCCGCGCACGCGGGCGTCCGTCCGTTTTCCGCCGATGTTTCGCAGGTCAACGGGTCGGAAACAACCAGTTCTGCGTTCACCCCCCAGTCACGGCGAGCGGGGCGGCACCGCCGTGTGCACCGAAAGGGGGGAGGGCACCGGGGTGCGGAGTCTCGGGAACCGGTGGTCGCCGTCCTCCTGGTCGGTGCGGACCCGGGTGACGGTCACCGCGACCCTGATCGTCGCCCTCCTGCTCGTCGCCGGCTCGCTGATCTTCTACCAGGTCGTCAGGTACACGGTCCTCGAGGGCCTGCACGACCAGGGGACCCACGCCATCACCGACCTGACGACGCTGGTCCGCACGTCGGACCCGCGAGGCCAGCTCTCCGCGCGGGACACCGAGTTCACCCTCCTGCAGGTGGTGTCGGAGGACGACGTCGTGCTCGCCACGAGCGCCTCGCTGGAGGACTACGGTCCACTGGACGTGCCCTTGCCCCGCAACCCGGGCAGGGCCGTCTACCGCACCCTCAAGATCCCGGGGAAGGGTCAGGTCTACCTGGTCACGGAACGCGTGCGGACGGCGGGCGGCTGGCGGATCGCGCATGCCGCGACCCCCATCGACGAGTTCAACCGCTATCAGGGCATCTTCATCGGCATGCTGGTGGGGATGTCGGTCGTCGGTACCGCCGCGGTCGGCTACATCGTGTCGCTGTCGGTGCGGCGGGCGCTGCGCCCGGTGCGGACGATGAGCGGCGAGCTCGCCGAGATCACCGGCCGTGCCCCGGACCGCCGCGTGACCGTCCCCGGCCCCGCCGACGAGGTGTCGGAGCTGGCGAGGTCGGTCAACGTGACGCTGGGCCGGCTGCAGGACGTCCTCGAACGGCAGCGCGGGTTCGTCGCCGACGTCTCGCACGAGCTCCGCAGCCCGCTCACCGGGCTGCGGGCCCAGCTGGAGCTGGCGCTGGAGCATCCCGAGGACGAGGACTGGCCGGTCGTCGCCCGGACCGCGCTCGACAACGCCGAGCGGCTCCACGGCATCGTGAGCGACCTGCTGATCCTGGCGAAGGTCGGCGCGGGCGTGGAGGCGGGGCGGGAACCGGTCGACCTGGCCTCGCTGGTCCGCTCGGAGACGGCGCGGCGCACCCCCAGGGTGCCCGTCGAACTGGACGTGGAGGAGGGCGTCACGGTGCTGGCGACGCCCCACCACATCGTCCGGGTCCTGACGAATCTCCTGGACAACGCCGAGCGGCACGCCGAGTCGTGGATCAGGGTGACCGTGACCGCGGAGGAGCGCGACGCCGTGCTGGAGGTGCTGGACGACGGCGCGGGGATCGCGCCCAAGGACCGCGAGCGGATCTTCTGGCGCTTCCACCGGCTCGCCGAGAGCCGCGACCGCGACCAGGCCGGGACCGGACTCGGACTGACGATCTCCCGCGACATCGCCCGCGCGCACGGCGGTTCGCTCGTCGCCGCCGAGAGCGACCGGGGCGCGCGGTTCGTGATGCGCATCCCCCTCGACCGCTCCGCGGCCGGCGGGCCGTGACCCGTCCGGTCACCCGGCGGCCAGCGGAGGGCGGCGCCGCCCGTGCAGGGTGGCCTGCTCGAACGCGTGCCCGATCTGCAGGACCGCGAGATCCCCGTGGTGCGGGCCGACGATCTGCAGGCCGACCGGCAGCCCGTCGCCGGTGAACCCGGCGGGCACCGACAGCGCGGGGGAGCCGGTCGCCGAGATGAGGAAGCACGAGCGCATCCACTCCAGGTAGTCGTGCATCGGCTCCCCGGCGACCTCCTCCGGGTACTCCAGCGCGGCGTCGAACGGCGGCACCTGGCTGACCGGCAGGAGCAGCGCGTCGTAGCGCTCGAAGAACTCCCTGACCCGGTGGAACAGCCGGGTGTGCAGCACCTCGGCCCGGCCGAGCTCGGCGCCGGTGAGGCCGCGGCCCGCGTCGATGTTCTGCGCGAGCGACGGCTTGAAGTCGGCGCGGCGCTCGTCCAGCAGAGGGCGGAGCGTGATGTCCCAGTGCCAGGCGCGCAGCGTCCGGAAGACCTCGTCGGCGCCCGACAGGTCGGGGCACGCCTCCTCGACCGTGCAGCCGAGGTCCTCGAACACCTTCACGGCGGGTTCGAGGACGCCGGTGACGGCGGGATCGACGGGCACCGTCCCGCCGAGGTCGGGGGACCAGGCGACCCGCAGCCCCGCGAGGTCCCGGTCGAGGGGGACGGCGAACGCCGAGCCCGGCGTCTCCAGCGCGATCGGGCTGCGCGGGTCGGGTCCCGCGAGCACCGACAGGAGCAGCGCCGTGTCGGCCACGTCCCGCGCCATGGGACCCTGCACGCCCAGCGTCGACCAGGCCGCCGCGACCGGCCACGACGGAACCCGCCCCGGCGACGGGCGGAGCCCGACGACGTTGCAGAACGACGCGGGGTTGCGCAGGGACCCGCCCATGTCGCTGCCGTCGGCGATGGGATGCATGCCGCACGCCAGCGCCGCCGCGGCCCCGCCGCTGCTGCCGCCGGCGGACCGGGTCGGGTCGTAGGGGTTGCGGGTCACGCCGAACACCGGGTTGAACGTGTGGGACCCGGCGGCGAACTCCGGCACGTTCGTCTTGCCGATCGTGATGGCCCCGGCCGCCCGGATCCGCTCCACGACCAGCTCGTCGGCGTCCGGGACGTGGTCGGCGAAGATCGGCGACCCGGACGTGGTGCGGACGCCCCCGGTGGCGTGCGTGTCCTTGTGCGCCACCGGCAGGCCGTGCAGGGGGCCCGGCGGGACGCCGGACGCGAGCCGCTCGTCGGCGGCGAGGGCCTGCCGTTCCGCCTCCTCGGCGATCAACGTGACCACCGCGTTGACCTGCGGGTTCGTCCGCTCGATCTGGTCGAGATGGGCCCGCAGGACCTCCCGCGCCGACAGCTCGCGGGCGCGGATGCGGCGGGCGAGTTCGCGGGCGGACATGAAGTGGATCTCGTCGGACAACGTCGCTTCCCTTCTGCCGGGGGTCCCACCAGTGTCCCCCCCATGTGGCCCGTGAGCGGCCATAACGGCCATGATGGTCGGGTGAGCGAGCGAGTCGGTGCGCGCGAACTGCTGCGCCGCGTGCTGGACGAGGAGGGCTGGGTCTCCTGGGACGCCCCGCCCACGGGGCAGCCGGGACCGTCCACCCCCTACGGGCGGGAGCTGGCCGCCGCCCGTGAGCGCAGCGGGTGCGACGAGGCCGTGATCACCGGGGAGGGGCGGCTGCGGGGCCGCCGCGTCGCGTTCGTCGTGTCCGAGTTCCGCTTCCTCGCCGGCTCGATCGGCCTCGCCACCGCCGACCGGATCGTCGCCGCCGTCGAGCGCGCCACCGCCGAGCGGCTGCCGCTGCTCGCCGCGCCGTCGTCCGGCGGGACCCGGATGCAGGAGGGCACGGCCGCGTTCGTCCAGATGGCCCGCATCACCGCCGCCGTCCGTGCGCACCGCTCGGCCGGGCTGCCCTACCTGGTCTATCTGCGGCACCCCACGACGGGCGGGGTGTTCGCCTCGTGGGGGTCGCTCGGGCACGTGACGGCCGCCGAGCCCGGCGCGCTGATCGGCTTCCTGGGGCCGCGCGTGTACGAGGGCCTCTACGGGGAGCCGTTCCCCGGCGGCGTCCAGGTCGCCGAGAACCTGGCGGCGAAGGGCCTGCTGGACGCCGTGGTCGGGATCGACGACCTCGCCGGCGTGGCGTCCCGGGCCCTGGACGTGCTGTGCGCGGACCCGCCCCCGGCCGCCCCGCCCCCGGAGACCGCGACCCCGGTCCCGGAGACCGCGGCGTGGGAGTCGATCGAGCGGTCGCGCCGCGCCGACCGCCCGGGCGTCCGCGAACTGCTCCGCCACGGGGCGCGCGACGTGACGCCCCTCTCCGGCACTGGGCAGGGGGAGTTCGACCCGGGCATGCTCCTCGCCCTGGCGCGTTTCGGCGACGCGCCCTGCGTCCTCGTGGGCCAGGACCGCACCGGCCAGCGCACGGGCCATCCGCTCGGGCCCGCGGGCCTGCGCATGGCGCGGCGCGGGATGCGGCTGGCCGCCGAGCTGGCCCTGCCGCTGGTCACGGTCGTCGACACGCCCGGCGCCGCGCTGTCGGCCGAGGCGGAGGAGGGCGGCCTCGCCGGCGAGATCGCCCGCTGCCTCGCCGACCTGATGAACCACCCGTCGCCGACGCTGTGCCTGCTGCTGGGCGAGGGCACGGGCGGCGCGGCGCTGGCGCTGCTGCCCGCCGACCGGGTCCTGGTGGCCCGGCACGCCTGGCTGTCCCCGCTGCCGCCCGAGGGCGCGTCACTGATCGTCCACCGGACCACGGAGCGGGCGGACGAGGTCGCGGCTGCCCAGGGCGTCCGCTCGGCGGACCTCCTGCGCGACGGCGTCGCCGACGAGCTCGTCCCCGAGTACCCGGACGCGGCCGACGAGCCCGAGGAGTTCTGCCGCCGCGCCGCCGCCGCGGTGGAGCGGGGCCTGTCCGGCCTGCGCCCCGGCGGGCCCGCCGCCCGCCAGTCCCGCTACCGCCCTCCCGCCTGACCGGTCTCCCCGACCCCGCCGCCCGGACCCCCGCCGCCCGGACCCCCGCCGCCCGGACCCCCGCCGCCCGGACCCCCGCCGCCCGGACCCTCGGCGTCCCGGCCCCCGCCGTCCCCGCGCTCGGGATCGCCGGGCGGGACGGCGAGGGGGAGCGCGAGGCGAAACCGGGCACCTTCACCGGGGGACGTCGCGAGTTCGACGTCGCCGCCGTGGGCCCGCGCCAGCGAGCGCGCGATGGCCAGGCCGAGGCCGGTGCCGCCCCCGCCGGACCGGTCCCGCGAGCGGTCCGCCCGGTAGAAGCGGTCGAAGACGCGGGCCGCCTGCTCCTCGCTCATGCCGGGGCCCTCGTCGGCGACGTCGAGGACCGCGCGGCCGTCCGCCGTGCCGACGCCGATGCGGACCGGCGTGCCGGACGGGGTGTGCGCGGCGGCGTTGCCCACGAGGTTGGCGACCACCTGCCGCAGCCGCGCCTCGTCGCCCAGCACCGGCGCCGGGCCGGGCGGGCCGCCGTCCGGCCCGGTGATCTCGACCGGGCGGGACCGGTCGAGAGCCCGCAGGTCGTGGCGGGCGTCGCCGGCGAGGGTACGCAGGTCCATCGGGGCCGGTTCCAGCGCGGCCCCGGGCGCCTGGTCGAGCCGTGCGAGCAGCAGCAGGTCCTCGGTCAGAGCGGTGAGGCGGGCCGCCTCCCGCTCGATGCGGTGCATCGTGGCGTCGACGTCGTCGGGGCCGGTCAGCGCCCCCATCCGGTACAGCTCCGTGGAGCCCTTGATGCCGAACAGCGGGGTGCGCAGCTCGTGGCTGACGTCGGAGACGAACTCGCGCATCCGCGCCTCGGACGCCGCCCGCTCGGCGAACGCCCGTTCCAGCTGGCCGAGCATCGTGTTGAGCGCCCCCGAGAGCCGCCCGATCTCGGTGCCGGGCGGGGCCGGCTCGGGCACGCGCCTGCCGAGGTCGCCGGAGGCGACCGCGGCCGCGGTGTCCTCGACCGTCCGCAGCGGGCGCAGCCCGCCCCGCAGGGCGAACCACCCGGCGGCCGTCAGCAGGGCCAGCAGCGCGGCGCCGCCGACCAGGCCGGTGGTCCGCAGGTTCGCGGTGGTGGCGTCGACGCCGGCGAGGGACGCCGCGGCGATCGCGGTGCCGTCCCGCCCGCCGTCCCTGTCGCGGGCCCGGACGCCGACGGCCCGCCAGCGTTCCGAGCCGTCGGCCGAGGCGAGGGTGACGGGGTCCCCTCCGGCGGGGACCCGGCGCAGCTCGGACGGCGGTGGCAGGGACCGGCCGCCCCGGCGAGAGGAGTGGATCGCCGTCAGCACCCGGCCGTCACCGTCCAGCAGCACGAGGGAGGGGGCGCCGAACACGTCCAGTGCCGGGCCGGCGACCCCCGGGACGGCGTCGAGGCTCTCCGCGTCCACGCCGCCCTGCGCCGGCAGCATCGTGGCGATCGTGGCGAGCGAGCGCAGCTGGCCGTCGAGCCGGTCGACCAGGTGGCTCTCCAGGCGGTTCGACAGGACGGCGCTGATGAGGCCGAGCCCCACCAGCAGCAGCCCGGAGGTGAGCAGCAGGAGCCTCGACCGGAGCGAGAACCGCCGCATCGGCCGGATCACCGCCCCGGCTCCCGCATCACGTAGCCCACGCCGCGGATGGTGTGGATGAGCTTGGGCTCCCCGGTGTCGACCTTGCGCCGCAGGTAGGAGATGTAGGTGTCGACGATGCTGGCGTCGCCGCCGAAGTCGTAGCGCCACACCCGGTCGAGGATCTCCGCCTTGGACACCACCCGGCCGGTGTTCTCCATGAGGTGCCGCAGCAGCCGGAACTCGGTCGGGGAGACGCGGACGGGCCGGCCCGCGCGCGTCACCTGGTGCCCCTCGGCGTCCAGCTCCAGGTCGCCGACCGTGAACACCGCCCCGGGCCGTCCCGCGGTCCGGCGCAGGATCGCCCGGATCCGCGCGATCAGTTCCTCCAGGTCGAACGGCTTGGTCACGTAGTCGTCGGCGCCCAGCGACAGGCCGGTGACCTTGTCGGCCTGCGCGTCGCGGGCGGTGAGGAACAGCACCGGCGGAGCCCCCGCCGCCCGCGGGGGCTCGCTCAGCCGCCGGACGACCTCGAAGCCGTCCATGTCGGGGAGCATGACGTCCAGCAGCACCAGGTCCGGCGGCCGCTCCGCCGCCGCGGCCACCGCCTCGGCTCCGGTGGCCGCGGACGTCACCGAGAAGCCGGCGAAGCGCAGCGCCGCGGAGAGCAGCTCGCGGACCGTGGCCTCGTCGTCCACCACCAGCAGCCGCCCGGCCGCCCGCGGCGTCGTCGCCCGGTCCGCCCGCTCCATACCGGCCAGAATAGGCCGGTGCGGGGCGGTGCCGTCCGGGGCCGGCGGGCCCCCCTCCGCGGAAGGCGCCACGTCACACCTCGCGCCGCCGGAAGACGACGAAGGCCACGGCCAGCACCGCCGCGACGCCGGCGGTCATCCCGGCGAGGTTCCACCACCCGTCGGGGTACTCGGCGGTCGGGTGGAGGTTGCGCACCTCGGGGCCGCCGAGCGAAGGCCAGTACGCGAACGCCTTCTGCACCGGCGAGGGGAACAGCTCCCCGGTCGCCGGGACGAGCAGCGTGACCCCGACCAGCACGGCCAGGCCGCCCGCCGTCGACCGCGTCAGCGTCCCCACCGCCACCGCCAGCAGGCCGATCGCCGCCAGGTAGAGCCCGATGCCGATGACGGCCCCGGGCACACCGGGGTCGGCCAGGGAGGCGGTCGGCGTCCCGTCCCGCCGCCCGATCATCGCCTGGCCGGTGAGGAAGCAGGCGAAGGACGTGACCTGCCCGGCCGCCAGCGCGACCCCCGCGAGCACGAGCGTCTTGGCGGCCAGCAGCCGGCCGCGCCGCGGCATCGCGGCCAGCGACGTGCGGATCGTGCCGGTGGCGTACTCGGAGGTGACGGTGAGGACGCCGAGCAGGCAGACGGCCAGCTGCCCGACGAAGAAGCTGGTGAGGGAGAGCCCCGTCGGGTCCCATTCGCGCCGCTCCTCGGCGCTGAGCGCGGCGTAGTCCGCCGGCTCGCCGCTGCTCACGAGCAGGGTGACGGTGACGCTGAGCGTCACCATGGCCAGGAGCGTCCACCACAGGGAGCGCAGGCTGCGGAACTTCACCCACTCCGACCGCAGCAGGTCGCCGAAGCGGACCGAGTCCCGGTCCGTGACGGGGCGGGGGACGGGTGGCGCCGCCGGCGCCTTCGCCGCGGTCCGCGTGCTCACGCCGCCGCTCCTTTCCGCTCTGCGCCCCCGTGCCCGGCCGCCTCGTAGTCGACGTGGTCCCTCGTCATCTCCATGAAGACGTCCTCCAGCGACGGGGTCTGCGGGGTCAGCTCGCTGAGCGCGATGCCGTGGGAGGCTGCGAGCCGGCCGATCTCGGCGGCGTGCAGGCCGGACACGAGGAGCGACCGATCCCCGCCCGCGCGCACCGCGCCGCCGGCGGCGGTGAGCCTGCCGGCCAGCGCGTCCGGCTCCGCGGCGCGGACGAGGACGGCGGCCTCGTCCCTGGCGGCCCGGACGAACTCGCGCATGCCCGTGTCGGCGAGGAGCCGCCCGCGGCCGATGACGATCAGGTGGTCGGCGGTGCGGGCCATCTCGCTCATCAGGTGGCTGGAGCACAGCACCGCGCGCCCCTCGGCGGCCAGGCTGCGCATCAGGCCGCGGATCCAGCGGATGCCCTCCGGGTCGAGGCCGTTCACCGGCTCGTCGAAGATGAGGATGCGGGGGTCGCCGAGCAGCGCGCCCGCGATGCCGAGCCGCTGCCGCATCCCGAGCGAGAACTCTCCCGCCCTGCGGCGGGCGGCCTTCTCCAGGCCGACCATCTGCAGCACCTCGCCGACGCGGTCGCGCCGGATGCCGTTGCTCAGCGCGATCGCGAGCAGGTGGTCCGCAGCCCGCCGGGCGGGGTGGAGGGCCCCGGCGTCGAGCAGGGCGCCCACCTCGGTGAGGGGGACGGGCAGCCGCCCGTACTCCCGGCCGCCCACCCGCACCGAACCGCTCGTGGGCGGCGTGAGCCCCAGGATCATCCGCATCGTGGTGGACTTCCCGGCGCCGTTCGGGCCCAGGAAACCGGTCACGTGTCCGGGTTCGACGGTGAACGACAGGTCGTCCACCACCGTCTGCGGCCCGCACCGCTTGGTCAGGCCGCGCACTTCGATCGTGGTCATGCCCGAAGGCTCGCCCATCGGGATCACCGCGCCCTGAGCGTTCCTGTGAGTTCGCTGTGAGTCCGCGCCGCCCTCCCGGCGGAGCGTGACCGCCGCCGTCCCTCCGCTCAGGAAACTCAAAGCTCCCGCGCCGGGAGGGCGCGGAACCGGCGCGGCCCGGGAGGGCCGTGGCC
The sequence above is drawn from the Actinomadura hallensis genome and encodes:
- a CDS encoding ribose-5-phosphate isomerase, which produces MRVFLGCDHAGFELKEHLVSWLKENGHEAVDCGAFEYDAADDYPPFVLRAAERTAAEPGAIGVVIGGSGNGEAIAANKVKGVRAALVWSDATATLAREHNDANVISIGARQHDMDTATRFVKLFIETAYSGEPRHTRRIEMLGDYERTGELPPLPGEG
- a CDS encoding PP2C family protein-serine/threonine phosphatase, whose protein sequence is MLQRLVHLLPPRVRAVLRRIPVLVALYRWLRRGKLTRERHVFAALAAFAVAIGFATANDTRGLAPSGILVLIVIGGGLLLKVRSLIALLVVVAGTAAYNAWLDVPAIGIGMAVTLTISAVLALTLARTRQKLGVQGLRGDSMLLELRDRLQRQGEMPELPEGWGSQVVLLQAGGSSFGGDFVVSASDGDTLEVALVDVSGKGTDAGTRALMLSGAFGGLLGSVQPERFLPACNDYLHRQRWDEGFVTAVHVVVDLKTGEYTVESAGHPPAVQFDASSGEWRVGSAKGVVLGVVPDLRCIPERGKLRPGDALLLYTDGLVESPGSDLDAGIDRLLGEAERLVPQGFGRGARELVETMAAARDDDCALVLIWRT
- a CDS encoding serine/threonine-protein kinase — encoded protein: MDGHITPLEPADPREVAGLTLLGRLGSGGMGMVYLGADPASGGRVAVKTIHPHLAGDPSHRRRFRDEAQLASRVASFCTARVLAHGEENGRPYLVTEYVGGVSLHSRLVADGPLPAADLHGVAVGVASALAAIHAAGLVHRDLKPANVMLTLSGCRVIDFGIARSQDPAGPAAAASGKVLGTPGWIAPEVLIGGPATPAADVFAWGCLIAHAGTGRMPIGGDPATLRTGADEPDLSGLPEPLVPAVRSALAKNPAERPTASDLLLTLVEQQEPDPFGRWPATPPPASPAPAPSRGSGRRGRRAGAGHDDTDTRAFTPPGMVDATSSTRARVLAGAGAAAGTVLIGAIIFGLAQGRNEPQQRPDTPAHKARHGLW
- a CDS encoding sensor histidine kinase translates to MRSLGNRWSPSSWSVRTRVTVTATLIVALLLVAGSLIFYQVVRYTVLEGLHDQGTHAITDLTTLVRTSDPRGQLSARDTEFTLLQVVSEDDVVLATSASLEDYGPLDVPLPRNPGRAVYRTLKIPGKGQVYLVTERVRTAGGWRIAHAATPIDEFNRYQGIFIGMLVGMSVVGTAAVGYIVSLSVRRALRPVRTMSGELAEITGRAPDRRVTVPGPADEVSELARSVNVTLGRLQDVLERQRGFVADVSHELRSPLTGLRAQLELALEHPEDEDWPVVARTALDNAERLHGIVSDLLILAKVGAGVEAGREPVDLASLVRSETARRTPRVPVELDVEEGVTVLATPHHIVRVLTNLLDNAERHAESWIRVTVTAEERDAVLEVLDDGAGIAPKDRERIFWRFHRLAESRDRDQAGTGLGLTISRDIARAHGGSLVAAESDRGARFVMRIPLDRSAAGGP
- a CDS encoding amidase; translation: MAAHGPHGGDTGGTPGRREATLSDEIHFMSARELARRIRARELSAREVLRAHLDQIERTNPQVNAVVTLIAEEAERQALAADERLASGVPPGPLHGLPVAHKDTHATGGVRTTSGSPIFADHVPDADELVVERIRAAGAITIGKTNVPEFAAGSHTFNPVFGVTRNPYDPTRSAGGSSGGAAAALACGMHPIADGSDMGGSLRNPASFCNVVGLRPSPGRVPSWPVAAAWSTLGVQGPMARDVADTALLLSVLAGPDPRSPIALETPGSAFAVPLDRDLAGLRVAWSPDLGGTVPVDPAVTGVLEPAVKVFEDLGCTVEEACPDLSGADEVFRTLRAWHWDITLRPLLDERRADFKPSLAQNIDAGRGLTGAELGRAEVLHTRLFHRVREFFERYDALLLPVSQVPPFDAALEYPEEVAGEPMHDYLEWMRSCFLISATGSPALSVPAGFTGDGLPVGLQIVGPHHGDLAVLQIGHAFEQATLHGRRRPPLAAG
- a CDS encoding acetyl-CoA carboxylase carboxyltransferase subunit alpha/beta, whose amino-acid sequence is MSERVGARELLRRVLDEEGWVSWDAPPTGQPGPSTPYGRELAAARERSGCDEAVITGEGRLRGRRVAFVVSEFRFLAGSIGLATADRIVAAVERATAERLPLLAAPSSGGTRMQEGTAAFVQMARITAAVRAHRSAGLPYLVYLRHPTTGGVFASWGSLGHVTAAEPGALIGFLGPRVYEGLYGEPFPGGVQVAENLAAKGLLDAVVGIDDLAGVASRALDVLCADPPPAAPPPETATPVPETAAWESIERSRRADRPGVRELLRHGARDVTPLSGTGQGEFDPGMLLALARFGDAPCVLVGQDRTGQRTGHPLGPAGLRMARRGMRLAAELALPLVTVVDTPGAALSAEAEEGGLAGEIARCLADLMNHPSPTLCLLLGEGTGGAALALLPADRVLVARHAWLSPLPPEGASLIVHRTTERADEVAAAQGVRSADLLRDGVADELVPEYPDAADEPEEFCRRAAAAVERGLSGLRPGGPAARQSRYRPPA